AACCCGATCgttggcaacacccgactctccaaagtgttgatggacggaggcagcggcctcaacatcctctacgccaacactctggagctcttggagatcgaccggtcgaggctccgaggcgacgtcgcacccttccatggcatcgtgccagggaagcgtacgcgacccctcgggcgcatcgaccttcctgtctgcttcggcaccccctccaactaccgcaaggaagtcctcaccttcgaggtagtcgggttcgggggagcctaccacgccatcctagggcggccgtgctatgccaagttcatggcagtgcccaactacacctacctcaagctcaaaatgccaggccctagcggtgtcatcacggtcgagtccacgtacgaacatgcgtacgactgcgacatcgaatgcatcgagtacgccgaggctcttgcagaggccgagaccctcatcgcccacctcgaccaactcagtggcgaggtacctgactccaagcgtcgcacgggggcgttcgagcccgcagaaaccatcaaactcatcccggtcgaccctgcctgccccgatgaccgagcgctaaggatcagcgcctccctcgacatcaaataggaagccgtgctcgtcgactttctccgcacGAACGCCAACATAttcacgtggagtccctcggacatgacgggcataccaagggaggtcgccgagcacgccctggacatccagGCCGGGTCTAGACCCGCgagacaacgcctgcgccgcttcgacaaggaaaagcgtagggccatcggtgaggagatacagaaactcttggcggccgggttcatcaaggaagtgtcccacccagagtggttggctaaccctgtgttggtcaagaagaaaaatgggaaatggagaatgtgtgtagactacaccggtttgaacaaaacctgtccaaaggtccccttcccattacctcaaatcgatcaaatcgttgactccaccgcagggtgcgagaccctgtctttcctcgatgcgtattctggttaccatcagatcaagatgaaagaatccgaccagctcgtgacttctttcatcacaccattcggcatgtactgctacgtcacgatgcccttcggcctcagaaacgcaggtgccacgtatgAACGATGCATGACACaagtctttggcgacaacattgggcggaccgtcgaggcctacgtagacgacattgTGGTCAAAACCAGGAAGGCCGAGGGTCTCATCGACGACttaaggataaccttcaaatgccttagggagaagggcatcaagctcaatcccgagaagtgtgtgttcggggtcccccgaggcatgctcttgggattcatagtcttggaacgcggcattgaagccaacccagagaaggtctcggccataaccagcatgggaccaatcagagacctcaagggagtgcaaagggtcatgggatgccttgcggccctgagccgcttcatctcacgcctcggcgaaaaaggcttgcctctgtaccgactcttgagaaagtccgagtgtttttcttggacccccgaggccaaggaagccctcgatagactcaagaggctgctcaccaatcctcctgtcctgatacccccggccatggacgaggccctcttactctatgtcaccgtaatgacccaagtggtcagcgccgccgtagtggtagagaggcaggaagaagggcatactctgcccacccaacgacctgtttattttattagcgaggtgctctccgagaccaaagcacgctacccccacatccagaagctggtctacgccgtggtcctggcccgacgcaaactgcgccactacttcaagtcgcacccggtgactgtggtatcatccttccccgtgggcgagatagtccataaccgggaggcctcgggtaggatagccaagtgggctatcgagcttatgggggaaaccttgaccttcgCGCCTCGAAAagcaatcaagtctcaggtcttggccgatttcgtggctgaatggacagatacccaactgccacctgctcaaattcagacagaatgctggaccctgtacttcgacggatccctgatgaagaccggggcaggcgcgggcctGCTGTTCATtttgcccctcggagtacacatgcgctacatggtgcggctccacttcgccgcctccaacaatatggccgaatacgaggccctcattaatggcttacaagtcgccatcaagCTTGGGGCACGATGCCTCGACGTCTGAGGCGATTcgtggctcgtcatagatcaagtgatgaaggagtcaaactgcctcgaccccaaaatggaggcttactgcaagatggtacgacgcctagaagacaagttcgacggtctcgaactaaatcacatcGCACGAAGATATAACGAGgccaccgacgagctggcaaagatggcctcggcgcgAGCCCCGGTCCcctcgaacgtcttcgccagagacctccacaaaccttccatcagCTGGACCTCGAcaatagaggagggcccacctgtggagcCCATGGCGAAacccgacgccccctctgctgccgagacccccttgaccgagcccgaggtcatggaggtcaATGCCGAGCCTCtgcagactgatcaggacgcaGATTGGCGGGTCCCGTTCCTCGGTTGGCTTGATcagggggagcttcctgacgacagGACCGAAGCGCGATGGCTCgcacgccgagccaagacctacgccctctacaacggcgaattgtacaggtgaagtccctcaggtgtcctccaacgatgtatcagtGCCAAGGCGGGCcaggccctgctttgggacttacacgcaggcgcctgcgggcaccatgcggcgcctcggacgctcgtagggaatgctttctgccaagggttctactggccgacggcggtcgccgatgctaccaagctagtatgctcctgcgaaggatgccagtactacgctcggcagacacatctcccggccctggccctgcaaaccatccccatcacatggccgtttgccgtgtgggggctcgacatggtcgggcctctgtaaaaggcccctgggggctacacccatctactggtatcaatcgacgagttctccaaatggatcgaggcccgtccgatcaatcgaatcaaatctgagcaggcggtgctgttcttcactgacattatccataggtttggggtccccaacaccatcatcaccgacaacaggacgtagttcaccggcaaaaagttcctgacgttttgcgacgaccaccacatccgtgtggcctggttggccgtaggacaccccggcgccccttcggtcctctgcgggggcggtggcatcgcctccaccgccacctgctctgcTGCGGCCGCTGAGCTTACCTGGCtaacggcgcgtttgcctaacgcccacgcctcgggcgtgtcggccttgaccccggagcgggcaaccgccggccccgagtccgcttctcctcccctgccCGGGGGTGCCGGGCTACCTACCGACGCCTCGGGCGCCACCTCCACaatgtcaggaaggtggtctaggggacctcgccctccctcacccttgtcgttcccgtccgaggcctccgtcgacaacgacgtcgacggggattcctccaacgggagaccatccttccgttgctgacaGCGGCGCTTATCCAACGCCTCATGCGTAAGGAGGTGCTTCGTGTGCTTCACCGCCTTAgcgtcctttcgcttcttctgcgtatcggcgtgagcgcggttgatcgctcgctgccccgcgtcctcaggaacgggcggtggGGAGGAGCACACGTCCCTTATCCCCTGAAGAAACGATAAGcgtgcataaggaaacaagggataaagggagattgaggaggctcagaggccacagcggcactcgacttaccaacgaaaggaacccccacgacggtcgcatcgcgaagggggtcaggttgccgcccctcaacttcgcatccaccgtctcccccacccgacagaGAATTTCCttgtcggagagggcggaggaagacatccaGGTGCCTTcaacgggctcacccggcctcatctcgaacagccgtcgctgccgccgagccatcagcggcagcacccttcggcggtggaaggcggccacgaccacagcaacCGTGAGGCCATGgctccgcagcctcgccagcccctccaggagcggctccatcttgggctggtcgaccttcgggacgccccacttccatttctctgggcaactccccacaatccgcccggtgtaggggggaagtcctctgccatcgttgcggaggtaaaaccaactcgtgtaccatcggcggttggaggacgtgagttgggccgggatgtagaggtgcaggcggtcctgacgcacttggagagtgcagcctccggccctcgatgccttcctcttacccgacgtgcccgtcggcttggtagtatgccccgcccgaaataggtggagccacaaatcccaatggggagcgatccccaaatacccctcgcagacggcaacaaagatagccgcctgagcgatggagttgggattaaaattatggagctccacgccgtagtagtgcgggagcgcccgcatgaaccggtccgccgggacaccgaggccgcgctcgtggaaggagacgaagctcacgacgtagccgtcgcggggcctcggctccggctcgccgtacggagcaatccactctggcctactagggtctgtcaccgggcggaggagtccaccgtcgacaagcgactggagcgtctcctcggtgacgtccgacagATCCTAAGGGTCCGCCTTGACAACGACGATGTTGCTGGCCATGGgtacgatggaggaatcgggcgcggcggtgagtttttctctctccctcctatGCTCTCGCTTTTTCcttgctttctccctaggctcgctcttctctcctcctcttcccggcacccgctgctctggcgacggctcgacggagacggtgctaatgcaggcaaggtaagacgaggaggggcgagattccttgggtatttatgcagggaggaggcgaaacgaacgggcgatgaaatcggggaggttttcccccgtcTGGCGCAGTTAACCATGagccgatttcggcggcccatgcgcccacgtctcccgcattaaatgcgaggacagttacgtcccgtctatcacgtcgcgctcggccactacggcaacagacgtcgtttcgcctccccatgaaactgcctcaaaaggcgtgccacccgcggccgagccgatagggaagatatttcccgcggcctgttcgtttcataggaaggaaccgggctctaagcctattacgatccaggggttcgaaggctggaccccaaagggtttcgacagccgccccaggataacagagttaggggcgactgcgggcgagcctatacggggctgagacccaagcgagcgaaacgcttgggacgcccaaagtcatgtccgagaccggcaggaaagtatccgaatgggatcccatcgtagggaggcaccgagccaccgaggcccaacgaacggcctcggcacccactagagaaatcctctggtactcttggagtgtgtctctagaccgctagccgtcccctaatgAACGGGGTTcgagcctccactcggactacccgataacagctcaccggaagtgccaccgctcgtgcccatcgagggtagcgaggcacattccacccctccttccgagcgaaaaggaagcgcgagggtcgcataaaaagtcaggggaacccctgacagccttctcgccctatgcagaggctagggggctcctcttGCAAATATGTCGAGACCCCATGACCCGGGCTtgtgcccaaaggggcctcggcaaacaaaccctcatgcacgaggggcgtataaaaagtcaggagaactcccgacggccctctcacgcagaggctaggggcttttcctgcaacctcgccgagaccagaataggctcggcaaactaaccctccaTCCGAATGAAAAGaacatgtgaagatcagatgaaagggccaaaacacccaagacaaagacaaacagtccaaaaccgcgctagaggtttcgctacaaacatgataaaagggcaccgagcccgttacggtccaggggttcaaaggctgggcctccaaaaggtttcaacagtcgccccagggcaacagagtcagggacgacatcggggcaagcctacgaatggcccagacccgagcgaacggtcgctcggggcgtcctaagtcgtgtccaagaccggcggggaagtatccgaatgggatcccaccgtagggaggcaccgagccaccgaggcccgcgaatggcctcggcacccactagagaaaccccctggtactcttggagtcgtctctggaccactagccgtcccccagcgaacggggctcgggcctccactcggactacccgctaacagctcaccggaagtatccatgctcgtgcccatcgagggtagcctggtacattccacccctccttccgagcgaaaggaagcgtggggatcatacccaaagtcaggggatccctgacgaacctctcgctccgtgcggaggctagagggcttcttcctgcagcctcgccgagacccccgcaactcgaacttgcgcttgggggctcggcaaatgcgataagaACTACTCATTCAGACGCGAAAATAAAGAAAGCCCcatggaggagtaactccactcctccgggggctcaggggctacactcgacgggtgcgctcgcgcgcacccaccggaacctcaaaaaacaaaccccaatttctacggggcaggtatgaaccaagcctcggcgaaacctcagggggagtgcacgcactccccccgaggctcgggggctactgtcgggtaccttagaatggggtaccccaagcaaaacatcaaatgggtcgctagagtcccatctaaaaaataataaaataataataaaagctagaaggcaagtcgtgggcccctcacccgccacgatcgagcccactgggtcctcctcctcgcctcgagcctcgagcaggaggtctcggcatcctgacgcaaactccgcttcgtgcgaggctccccaggaaggcctcggcagggaacgccgtctccgtctcgcccgaggctctccacggaaggcctcaacaggaggcgcgttctccgtctcgcgcgaggcctctcgcccgaagcctcggcaaggagcctgatctccgtctcgcgcgaggcctctcgcccgaagcctcggcaaggagcctaatctccgtctcgcgcgagtcctcattctccgtgttgctcgaggccagctcgtccgcggtccgtcgccccctgcctcggccgaccctcccgacagcgtgtcatgtctcattaatgcttcaaccactcccgcaatctcagccgcacggtggctcaacgccacaggacGGCTGACGTGACCCGAGGTcggatcagcgccataccggccaagacagggcacggcggggattaccggccactgtgtccacgatcagcgccataccggccaggacagggcacggcggggattaccggccactgtgtcctaccactgtgtccgcGATCAGCGCCACACCAACTGGGACAGGGTACGatagggattaccggccactgtgtccaaacgctgtacccatgatcggctgcccgctcaaggcctcggtaCTGTATAtcagggcctcggcgatcttggggttcgagCCTGCCGAGActcccccaccgcagtacaagcctcggcaccgaccaagtctcagcctcgcgcacagtccgtccacagtagcttgcacgttcgccgccgcgtccactccgaggcatttccggggctcccacgacacaCGGgacctgatgggacgaccacgccaccccggtactccaaggacggaccactccgacgaccacgccgccacaggaacaggccacagggttcggacatgccgcccctgttggcacgacgctgcATAGTAATACGTGTACTGTccctgtcctcccttcaactataaaaggagaggacttgggccacttggGAAAGGGACCGGGGAgaacaccctgtaacacacacacgcacacattcccgccgcttgagagcaacgtctcagacggcccacacgacaccttgccgagacctgagACTAGTTCTCTctttcccttagcttgtaaccccctactacgagcacttcggtgcaaggaatacaagttcgatctcttagactggacgtagggtaccgattgcccgaaccagtataaatcttgtgtctctttgcatcaccatccggaatcgggagcacgcagaacaaattcactagttggttgaggaccccccggtccgaaacaccgacacatatacaaccatattagcttaattaatatgtgtctaaattcCAAGGATCCAAGTATCATATGATAACAACAGAAATCACCAATATTGTTGTGTATGAAAAAACTAAACAGCTGGATAATATAGTAATAAAATCCAAGCCCAACCGTGAACTTATCATCtgaaccaatttttttttttttttaaatcagaGAGCAAAGGTATGCTTTATTGTTACAAAAGGCTTTTCAGTGACACTGAAGGAAACAATCGCAAATTATCTTCAACCATCCTTGTTATGAGATCCCTGTAGCCTTCGAGTAAACTGAAGTTGCATCAATATTCTAGCAACTCCAGCAACAAGAAACGTTGCTTTCATATATGCTGCAAAGTCAAAATGACATGGCATCACCATATTTGTATAAAAATGGCAACAGCAATTGCAAAAAGTGATGAAATTTATAGATTCATGCAGGGGGAAAAAATAATGCCATTTTTGAGACGTACCAGCTTTCTGTGCCATAATCTGCAATTTATGGCCTTAACAACAAAAGATCTGTAAATTACATGATACTAGCCTCATAGTAATGGGCTGTAAGTGCAACCAAACTGACCATGGACAATCAAGGTTCAATAGGTGTAAGAAGACACATTTCCATTCCGAGCAATTGACAACTCGGTTAAGCCAAGCGCGACTTCCGGGAAACCAATATTATTGATAGCAGAGTCCAGTTCATCTTTTGAACTTGGCTGAACTGCACAATTCTTCTGTTTCTCAGGAGCCGCAGACGGCCCCTGGTTAACTATCATCTGAATGTCATCCACTTGTACAGCAACCTCTGATGTGGGAGAAGTTTCATTAGCCTCACTCACAGCTGGCGTTGAAGCAACAGAACAGTCTGCAGCCTCACTTTCGCTTTCATCACCTGCGTTGACCAACAGTACTTTTGGCCTGTTTGGATGCTCCTTGGCAGCTTTTTCCCAGGTTTCTCTTGTTTCCAAAGCAACTCTATGATCTAGACTGATTTCCTTAAGACATGTGAGGCGGTTGATTTTGATGTCAGCAAGACCAACTAGGTCTTTGCAGATTAGCTTAAGTGAGATGAGGTACGGCAAAGCTCCTTCTTCAATTGTTGGTAACGTGGCACGTTGCAGGACGAAACACAGGTGTAGCAGCCCGGGCAATGCCTGATCTTGAATGATAAAATCTTCAAGGACATACGCAATCAGCTTGAGATGCTGCAAGTCTTTCAAGTTAGCCAATGCTGCAAGGAGGCCCGCTGTCAATTTCTTTGATGAAAGGCACAACTCCCGGAGACCCAGCATCGATATGACAAACTGGGGAAGTTCCAGCAAAGTCCCCTTTAACTTCAATGACCTAAGGTAACAAGGAGCCTTCAAAGAGTTCAGGATGTTTTCAGTGCTGTCATCGAAATGAAGTGATAGAGAACGGGGATCATTGCTCTCTTCTTTGTCATCATGGATGAACTTTTGGACAGCATTCACAACATCGGTGAAGTTGGTGCTTCTCTCACTCCTCTCAAGCCATATCTTAAGCTTTCTCAAATTCGTCATGTAATTCATGATTTGTGGAAATCCTTGACACCCATCCGTGACAAATCCTGCAAATGTCTCTAAGTTACTCTGTTCAGTCAAGAAAAACTTCTGGATGTCACTTGTTATCTTGACTTTATCAGAAAGTTGAAACTTTCCAAACAGATGGAGTAAACAGGGGAGCAGGAGGACCTCTATAGGTAGTATTTTCACCTTTGTTCTCCTCAAATCAAGTGTCTCCAAAAGTTTCAATTTTTCTATCTCCTTTGGAAGACTGGTAACAGTTTCCCCAAGGCTTAGATATTTCAGAAGAAaaaggttgcatatgtctttgaggTGGTCATCTTCCAGGTCGGTACATTGTTCAAGATCCAAGACTCTCAGCAGCTGGTACTTTTGGAAACTCAAAATAGTTTTGCCAGCCTCCCCGAAAACCATCAGAGATCTGACAAGAGATAAGTCCATGTCCAAAGAGCTGCCACTTGTAGCACTATGGTGATGGAGGGAAAGCCGACGCACATATTTGCGTTCAACTTTATTGCCAGAAAGTAGGGTGATGAAGTCCTGGGAGGTGGACATTAGCAAAATGAACTCACGCATCATGCCATATGTTTTGCATGTC
This sequence is a window from Miscanthus floridulus cultivar M001 chromosome 10, ASM1932011v1, whole genome shotgun sequence. Protein-coding genes within it:
- the LOC136486305 gene encoding disease resistance protein RGA4-like, whose translation is MEASLLSGFIKTILPRLFSLVEGKYKLHKGLKSDIKSMEKELRMIAVTIDEQVSLGRKDQGAVLSLSIDELRELAHHIEDCVDRFLYHVTREQQTSLFRRTVRSPKTLLSRQRLAAEVQVLKKIPEEAHQREKRYRVFAGLSSSTQHAESSSCSSGSDPHTLKADIVGIDGPRDELVQQLTEEAEGLTKQLKIISIVGIHGSGKTVLAREVYESDVGRQFSLRAWVSATDRGPREVLMEILQKFGRPVVDNSSVDQLTVDLRKHLGEQRYFIVIDDMQTDQWSTIEAAFPEDNVVSSRVMVTTTIQSVANACSSSNGYVHKMRRLGNKHSEQLFIKKACPTKYSGYTRPESKEVLKKCDGQPLALVTMGQFLRKNGWPTAPNCEDVCRDLRRHLEQDDTLERMRRVLIHSFSSLPGHGPKACLLYFGMFPSDHPIKRKRLLRRWLAEGFVEAQPSSSENFNTLIDRNIIEPISICNDDQVKTCKTYGMMREFILLMSTSQDFITLLSGNKVERKYVRRLSLHHHSATSGSSLDMDLSLVRSLMVFGEAGKTILSFQKYQLLRVLDLEQCTDLEDDHLKDICNLFLLKYLSLGETVTSLPKEIEKLKLLETLDLRRTKVKILPIEVLLLPCLLHLFGKFQLSDKVKITSDIQKFFLTEQSNLETFAGFVTDGCQGFPQIMNYMTNLRKLKIWLERSERSTNFTDVVNAVQKFIHDDKEESNDPRSLSLHFDDSTENILNSLKAPCYLRSLKLKGTLLELPQFVISMLGLRELCLSSKKLTAGLLAALANLKDLQHLKLIAYVLEDFIIQDQALPGLLHLCFVLQRATLPTIEEGALPYLISLKLICKDLVGLADIKINRLTCLKEISLDHRVALETRETWEKAAKEHPNRPKVLLVNAGDESESEAADCSVASTPAVSEANETSPTSEVAVQVDDIQMIVNQGPSAAPEKQKNCAVQPSSKDELDSAINNIGFPEVALGLTELSIARNGNVSSYTY